CGCTCTTTGAAGACCAAGTACGAGAATACAGACAAGGTCAAAGGCGTAGATATAATGCGCAAAGAGCTATACAGCGAATAACAAGAAGGATAGCTGGGAGAAGCTACAACAATGCCCTAGAACAACAGCTTGACCCTCAGACTCAGCTTCGGCTTTCAATGCAAGAAAGAGCCTCAATAGTACCAGCTGAAGTCTTATATCATTCACGAAGAGATGATGTACACCATAGGGTGTATGTTCATAGGTCAGAAGAAGCAATACTTGTCACCAGCAATCAAGTTGATAGAGCATTCATACAACCAGAAAGCTTTACTCAACTCCAAAGAAGTGGTATGCGTTTCCTTCATATGGGGGTAATACAAGTAAGAATTCAAATTCTGCACAGACAAGAAGAAGGAACATTGGCACTGGTTGTTTTTAGAGACAACAGATGGCACGGTGATCAAGCCATCTTTGCCACCATGGAAATTGACTTAACACATGGAAGTCAATTAGTTTATGTTATACCTGATACAATGCTTACAATTTCTGATTTCTACAGAAATATACAGATATCAATACTGGCACGAGGATATGAAAACTGGAGAAATGGAGAAGCCAACTTACTAGTTACACGAGGACTGGTAGGTCGATTATCTAATATACCTAACGTTGGTTTTGCATATGAAATCCAGAATGTAGTTGACTACTTAGCAAGCCATGGTGTAAGGGCTCTTCCAGGAAGAAGTTATAACACCAGGGATGTCTTAGGGCATAACTGGGTTATAAGACAATCAACTGTTAACCTGCCCATGCAGCCTACAGAAGTTAACACAAGAAACATGCTTGATGGAAGTGTGTCACTACAGTTTAACCAATATCAAGCAGCaaccacatcatctccacctaaATTCAATTTAAAGGACGAGGAGATACAATCAGATGAAGAAGAATTGACAAGCCATACTATTGCAGTACTTGTGGAAGAAGAAAGATATTCTCCTGAATTGCTGGTCAAAAGAATATCTTCGCTCGCACAACTCCCTATTAGACGAACACCAGGAGCTGCGGGGTATGATATCTCTATTACTCATGCACAAGATATACCTGCTCTTGGTAGGTCTTTATTATCAACTGACATTTGTATACAAATTCCACAAAACACCTATGCAAGAATAATCCCCCGATCAAGCACTGCCTTAAGGGGCATTATTATAATGGGAGGCGTCATCGACTCAGACTATCGAGGAAAAGTCAAGGTTATGACTTTCAACACAACAAATGAAGATATATTTCTTAACAAACAGGAATGCATTGCTCAGCTTATCATAGAGCATATTGCCACACCAGATGTAAGGGAGGTTGAGTTATTGGGTTCAACGAACAGAGGGACATCCGGATTTGGTTCAACAACGAGAAACCAGGTTTGCTCTAGTTATAAAGCTAATCCTGCCTGCCTTGGTTGTCATAACTGTTGTAGTGATGACGATTGTGCGGAAGAATATGAAGCAACCTGTTCAAAGGCTGAAGAATATAAAGCAAGCCGTTCCAAAACTCAACAAAAAGAACCTGTCACTGACGAACAAATGCTGGCAATGCAAAAGAGAGCAAGACAGTATGCAATAGAGCAACATAAATTTTATGAAGAAGAGACATATCTGAATTTATTAGACGGCCCTCCATCAATGGAGCGCAGTTTTGCTATTTCACGACGGCAATTAAGAACTTCAAGGGAATATAGACGACAGTTACAAGCAGAACTTGATGCCATGCCATCCTCTTCACAAGCTTCCTCAAATTCAGGGCAATTTCTGTGTATGTTTACAGAAATAACCACTGATACTGATGATAATGATTATCTTGATTACCTGCAATATCTAGCTTTGCAGGATTCACCTCATTCTCCAATTTCTGAAGATGAATTTATCAATCCATTCGCGGAAGATGGTGGGGAAGAAGTAATAGCTGCAGGTAGCAGTAGTGGTATTACAAAACCAACAGATTGAGTTTTTGATTATCCACAATTACAGCAGCTGCAAGAACAAGTTTATTCTCAAGCAGAATCTGCATATAGGCCACCTGCTGATACAACAATGAATCCTGTTGGTTACCCCCCAAACCGTGCTCCCAAAGATGAGCCCGTAAGTATTGCAGTTCCACCCACGACCAAGACAAAATTCAAGCATAATGATCAGAATGAATGGTGGAATTTACCTACAGCCCATCAACAAACAGGGGCAATTCTTACACTCCCCAGCAGTTACTAAAAACGTAGTAGCCTTACAGAATTTCAGAGACCCTCAAGACAAGGCCGACTATATTGAAAACCTGCTAGGAGAGACAGAAAGATTAACCTGGATACAGTGGCGAATGACTTACCCAAATGAGTATCAAGAGTTAATCAATTCTAGTGACGGAAGAAATGACACGCAGAATATTATTTCCCAAATAAGAAGAGTATTCTTACTAGAAGATCCATTTCAAGGATCAACTGATATGCAAGATAGGGCATATAGAGATCTGGAAAGACTTAGCTGTCAACAGGTAAAAGATCTTATTCCATTTCTAACTGATTATATGCATCTTGCTTCGAAAACAGGAAGGTTATTTACTGGACCAGAACTATCTGAAAAATTCTGGCTAAAACTTTCTGGAGAATTGGGTCGTCGTATTAAAGCAGCATTCGAAGAAAAGTACCAGGGCAATACTATGGGAGTGCATCCCAGAGTTATATTTACCTACAAATATTTAGAGGAAGAATACAAGAAGGCAGCTTTTAGCAAATCCCTTAAAGATTTATCCTTCTGCAATCAAATGCCCATCCCTGGATATTATAAAGACCCAAAGAAGAAATATGGACTCAGAAAATCCACCACTTACAAGGGCAAGCCTCATCAGACACATGCAAGAGTAGAGAAAAAGAAACATCTACTACGAAACAAGAAGTGCAAGTGTTTCCTTTGTGGTGAAGAAGATCATTTTGCACGAGATTGCcctaaagaattcaagaatacaAAGAGAGTGGCTCTTTTTGAAGGATTGGAAATTCCTGATGACTATGAAATCCTGTCTGTACAAGAAGGCGATGAGCCCTCAGACGCTATATTTAATATATCAGAGCGAGAAAACCACCAGGTGAACACTGTTcttaatcaagaatttctatttgtttttataGAACAGACAAATTCCTACATGATAGGAAAAACAGAAGGGTGGCAACCTATGGTAAAAATACCGAAGGTTCAGCATGACTGCAATCATATATGGGAAATCAATGGAGAGATAGCATCCCCCTACCAAAAATATACGTGTTGCAAAAGGGAGACGATGCAGAGGCACCATATGCACTGTAGTACTTGCCATATAACTTCATGTGGTATGTGTACAAGAAATTATTTCGACATGAGCATACCTATAGAAAGGTCAGTACCAGTTCCTTTCTCTCCAACTACATTGATCCAAGAGCAACAAAATTATATTGCATGGTCAGCAGCAGAAATTGAAAGGTTAAAGCAAGAAGTTATCAGCACCAAATTATTAGCAGAAATTCAGATTGAAGCATTAAAGAAAAAATTTACTGCTGAAAAGGAAGAAATGCTGAGAATTAGTAGTGCCAACACCTTAGAAGTCTGCACTGAAAATGAAGAACTTCATTTTAAAATTGACCGCCTGGAATTAGAGAACAAAGATTTATTAAAAAGATTGGAGAAAAGCAAGGAATCCTTCAAtcctgaggaagaagatgaagaaatacATGTCCTAATTGATTCAGGAAGAGAGAAAATATTCTCTATGGAAGAGGCAAAACAACCAAGACCCAAAACAAATGGCCTTTTTAACTTGGTTGTAGAGCTTTCTATCCCAGGGGTGGATAGCTTCAAAGTAAACGCCATCCTTGACACCGACGCTACCACCTGCTGTATTGATCAGGTATCCATATCTCCTCTTGCCATTGAAGATAATACTTTTGTTGTTAATTTCTGTGGTATAAACTCAAAGAAAACAGCTAACAAGAAGTTGAGGTACGTTAATATGAAGATTGGGGAACATCAATTCAGAATACCCTAATCCAATGTGAGTGGGAAAGCATAAGTATAGTGTATTCTGAATTGATGTTCCCCAATCTTCATATTTCCGTACCTCAACTTCTTGTTAGCTGTTGTCTTTGAGTTTATACCACTGAAATTAACAACAAAAGTATTATCTTCAATGGCATGAGGAGGTATGGATACCTGATCAATACAGCAGGTGGTAGCGCCGGTGTCAAGGATGGCGTTACTTTGAAGCTATCCACCCCTGGGATAGAAAGTTCTACAACCAAGTTAAAAAGGCCATTTGTTTTGGGTCTTGGTTGTTTTGCCTCTTCCATAGAGAATATTTTCTCCCTTCCTGAATCAATTAGGACATGTATTTCTTCTTCACatatttcttcatcttcttcctcatgaTTGAAGGATTCCTTGCCTTTCTCCAATCTTTTTAATAAATCTTTGTTCTCTAATTCCAGACAGTCAATTTTAAAATGAAGTTCTTCATTTTCAGTGCAGACTTCTAAGGTGTTGGCACTACTAATTCTCAACATTTCTTCCTTTTCAGCAGTAAATTCTTTCTTTAATGCTTTAATCTGAATTTCTGCTAATAATTTGGTGCTGATAACTTCTTGCTTTAACCTTTCAATTTCTGCTGCTGACCATGCAATATAATTTTGTTGCTCTTGGATCAATGTAGTTGGAGAGAAAGGAACTGGTACTGACCATTCTATAGGTATGCTCATGTCGAAATAATTTCTTGTACACATACCGCATGAAGTTATATGGCAAGTACTACAGTGCATACGGTGCCTCTGCATCGTCTCCCTTTTGCAACACGTACATTTTTGGTAGGGGGATGCTATCTCTCCATTGATTTCCCATATATGATTGCAGTCATGGCGAACCTTCGGTATTTTTACCATAGGTTGTCACCCTTCTGTTTTTCCTATTATGTAGGAATTTGTTTGTTCtataaaaacaaatagaaattcttgattaagAACAGTGTTCACCTGGTGGTCTTCTCGCTCTTATATACTAAATATAGCGTCTGAGGGCTCATCTCCTTCTTGTACAGACAGGATTTCATAGTCATCAGGATTTCCAATCATTCAAAAAGAGCCACTCTCTTtgtattcttgaattctttaggGCAATCTCGTGCAAAATGACCTTCTTCACCACAAAGGAAACACTTGCACTTCTTGTTTCATAGTAGATGTTTCTTTTTCTCTACTCTTGCATATGTCTGATGAGGCTTGCCCTTGTAAGTGGTGGACTTTCTGAGTCCATATTTCTTCTTTGGGTCTTTATAATATCCAGGGATGGGCATTTGATTGCAGAAGGATAAATCTTTAAGAGATTTGCTAAAAGCTGCCTTCTTGTATTCTTCCTCTAGATATTTGTAAGTAAATATAACTCTGGGATGCACTCCCATAGTATTGCCTTGGAACTTTTCTTCGAATACTGCTTTAATACGACGACCCAATTCTCCAGGAAGTTTTAGCCAGAATTTTTCAGATAGTTCTGGTCCAGTAAATAACCTTCCTATTTTCGAAGCAAGATGCATATAATCAGTTAGAAATGGAATAAGATCTTTTACCTGTTGACAGCTAAGTCTTTCCAGATCTCTATATGCCCTATCTTGCATATCAGTTGATCCTTGAAATGGATCTTCTAGTAAGAATACTCTTCTTATTTGGGAAATAATATTCTGCGTGTCATTTCTTCCGTCACTAGAATTGATTAACTCTTGATACTCATTTGGGTAAGTCATTCGCCACTGTATCCAGGTTAATCTTTCTGTCTCTCCTAGCAGGTTTTCAATATAGTCGGCCTTGTCTTGAGGGTCTCTGAAATTCTGTAAGGCTACTACGTTTTTAGTAACTGCTTCCCATCTTAAAAAGGCATCCTCTATTCTGTGTAGCTGGGGGGGAGTGTAAGAATTGCCCCTGTTTGTTGATGGGCTGTAGGTAAATTCCACCATTCATTCTGATCATTATGCTTGAATTTTGTCTTGGTCGTGGGTGGAACTGCAATACTTACGGGCTCATCTTTGGGAGCACGGTTTGGGGGGTAACCAACAGGATTCATTGTTGTATCAGCAGGTGGCCTATATGCAGATTCTGCTTGAGAATAAACTTGTTCTTGCAGCTGCTGTAATTGTGGATAATCAAAAACTCAATCTGTTGGTTTTGTAATACCACTACTGCTACCTGCAGCTATTACTTCTTCCCCACCATCTTCCGCGAATGGATTGATAAATTCTGACAATATGCTCTATGATAAGCTGAGCAATGCATTCCTGTTTGTTAAGAAATATATCTTCATTTGTTGTGTTGAAAGCCATAACCTTGACTTCTCCTCGATAGTCTGAGTCGATGACGCCTCCCATTATAATAATGCCCCTTAAGGCAGTGCTTGATCGGGGGACTATTCTTGCATAGGTGTTTTGTAGAATTTGTATACAAATGCGAGTTGATAATAAAGACCTACCAAGAGCAGGTATATCTTGTGCATGAGTAATAGAGATATCATACCCCGCAGCTCCTGGTGTTCGTCTAATAGGGAGTTGTGCGAGCGAAGATATTCTTTTGACCGGCAATTCAGGAGAATATCTTTCTTCTTCCACAAGTACTGCAATAGTATGGCTTGTCAACTCTTCTTCATCTGATTGTATCTCCTCGTCCTTTAAATTGAATttaggtggagatgatgtggttGCTGCTTGATATTGGTTAAACTGTAGTGACACACTTCCATCAAGCATGTTTCTTGTGTTCACTTCTGTAGGCTGCATGGGCAGGTTAACAGTTGATTGTCTTATAACCCAGTTCTGCCCTAAGACATCCCTGGTGTTATAACTTCTTCCTGGAAGAGCCCTTACACCATGGCTTGCTAAGTAGTCAACTACATTCTGGATTTCATATGCAAAGCCAACGTTAGGTGTATTAGATAATCGACCTACCAGTCCTCGTGTAACTAGTAAGTTGGCTTCTCCATTTCTCCAATTTTCATATCCTCGTGCCAGTATTGATACCTGTATATTTCTGTAGaaatcagaaattgtaaacaTTGTATCAGGTATAACATAAACTAATTGACTTCCATGTGTTAAGTCAATTTCCATGGTGGCAAAGATGAGGCGCCCCTTCTGTTCTGGTGATTGTTGTTACAGGAGGGTTTCTGCTTTGCGTAGCCATCACTTTCTTGCAGTTTTTGCTTGTTCTTCTTTCAATATTTGAAAGGGATCTATAAAAACTCTTAGCCTTCCTTTTGACTCCTTTGGCTTTTCGTGAATAGAGATGGCTTGGATTCTTTCAGAAAGATTTTTGACAATTTCTTCTGGAATAGCTTGTTGGGTTGGAGCTTCCTTTGCTTCAAGTTTCTTTATTCTTTCTTCTAGAGATTCAAATTTCTCTAGGATGGTGACCAAAAGCTGTATCTGCGTATTAGCttgtttaataagaatattattacTGCTAATACCTCCTTTGTAGTCAGCTGGTCGTCCACCGGTGGCTACATGCCGCGCTTTTGTGCTTCGCTGCTGCCTTGTGCGGCGTCAAGATAGTTATTCAGGACCAGAACAGCTACCCTTGACTCTTGAACCAGCTCAGTTATCTTTAGGATAAGATCTTCAAGTTGCCTTTTGGTCAATGGTTTGTTTTCTAAAACCTCTTTAGTGATGTTTTTCACGGCCTCACTaagtttttggtttttctttttcAGTTCTTCTAGTTATTCCTGTAtttgtttaaagtttttgaggTGGATTCTACAGGAAAGACAAACTCTGTCGTATATTACCGAGAGGTTATGAGCTAATTCTCTTTTAGTAGGCTGTTTCTCTGTTTTGGTTAGATCAAGGTATTCTAGGTTCGAGGTATGAAATTTAGTATACCATTCCTGTATATATTCTTCCCAACGTCTAGACATAGACACAATTATAACTATACCCTATGGTTTATCATTCCTATGAATTGTGGCTTACATCTTAGGAGGTTCTAAAAGCTTTCTTGCTCACACAGGTGTGCCCTTGGATTTATATCGGCATCCCTTGCCTTGTTACCAAGTTAGGACCTGTTCTTTTGCAATCCACTCGTCGTTCCCCGGTCGCCTTATTACCACAAGACTTTCAGTTTGATAAACTTTAGGACCCTGTTATTCAGACACTATATCAGTTCATGTTTTTGCTATTACTGATCAACAGTTGCAATTCGCTAGACATGCCTTCGGAGTTCGCTATAACTGATCAACAGTTGCAATTCACTAGATCCGAGTTTTAAAGAAAGATGTCTTTTATTGTTTAAGGAAAAACACATAAAGGTAATTACTACTTTCACCCATCCTCTCCCCTGTGAATACCCTGAGTAGGGTTTACTCAGCCATAAAAATTAGCTCTGATATCATAAAATTGCGGAAACGTCTTCTTTTCAAATAACTTAGATAATGTACCAAAGAGAAAAGTACAGGACTAAATTACAAGAAAAGGAACTTAAAAGCTTAAGAGCTTAAGACTTACAGATTTATACTTCTCAAAGTAGAACTTGTACCGTGAAGCGGTGTGTGTTCTGCAATGAGCTAACTAGAGGGTTATAtagaaaagagaaggagaaggataGAGATGAGCTGAGTGCACTTGTGAGCCTCGTCATCACTCACGGGTATCCTTATCTGTTCCTCTTTCTTACCCCTTTACAAGCTTTACAACGCAGCCTATAGTCTTTACAGCTAAGGCTAGATTCTTTTTCATTTGGACGGCTCCCCGAGGCTCAGTCCATGTGAATTCGAATCTGCTTTTATTAAAGCAAATCTACTTTGGATTTGTTGGGCTCACCACGCTCTGTCTTCTTATGGTGGTGTGTCCACCATATGTTGGATGGTGTCTTGTAGTTGCAAAAAAGCTGTGAATAAGGACGTCTTTACAGCTGAGACGCTGGGTAAGGCATCTTTAAAGTAGAGTCCTTTGGGATGTTCACTTCTGATGCTGAAATCTGCTTCCTTGATGTCATGGATAAGCTTGAGTTCCAGGATGTTGTGGATGAGCTGGTTTGCAACGATCTTTTCGATGTCGGCCAAGTGTCTTCTGGCGTCTTCTTCAAGGATAATGCATATCCTTGGGCCGCGGCTACAGGAGACTTCTTTGTATTGAGCCAGAAAGTGATAAGGCTCTCCAGATATGAAGCTGCCTTGTTGCTGGACTTGACAGTTTCAGAACTGACAGTTCCACAGTTCAAAATTGACAGTTCAACAAATCTTAACAAATCAACCCTTAATCTTAATTGTCCAAAACGATTACGATTCACGGTTCGATTCACGATTCGAGagtattattatttaaaaaatatttaaaaataaaaactcatCTCTCCCCAACAATCAAAACCATCAATCTAGCGATCGAAATTTGCTTTTACTCGTTGAATCCGGCCCACGGTTGGGTTTACTCCAACCAGAGATTTTGAAACTGGACTACTGAACTGAGATATGTGTACATCTTTAACAACACTATAGCCAAAAACTATGCAGTCAAACGGATTGTTTCATTATcatcatcaaatggacaactctTTAACATTAACCTATATGAAACATTATATAAGTGATAAGATCATCCTGACATATACGGATAAAGATCTTGAACTAGTCACTTGAGATGGCAAATACCCCTTTTGATTTATGTAATCAATACTATTGCGCTCAAAGAATGAGGACGCAGGAAACTGATGTCAAAGCTAGAAATGTCTAAAGATAGTCATGCATTTTGACCTTCAACAAAAACAGGCAGTTTATGGATCATGTAGCAAGGACAATGCAAGAGTTTTTAGCTCCAGAATACACAGAAACTGCTAACCAGAGTACACTCTTAGGGCATCCCCTCCCCTTGTTTCAAAAAGCAACAGCTATACTTATGCAATGGGAAATCATATTCATATTTAATCCGCTTATGATCACACAAAAAACGGATTATGAAAGTAACACAGATTCCTAACTTGTAGAAATCTTTTAAGACACAAATTGTTTGTTTAAACTAATTTTAACAACGGCaaacaaaaaaaatgattaagCTAGTTCAAAATCAAGACACTAAACATGATCCAAAACCAACGTACAAAGAAGCAACAGCAAATAAaagcatgagaaaaaaaaagggaaaggttTGAAATTGCTGACCCTGTGGATCTACCGGTACGATTTCTGGAAACGAGCGCGAGCGCCACGACCACCAAATTTCTTGGGCTCGCATCGGCGGGGATCAGCAACGAGAAGGGTCCGGTCGTAGCGCACGAGGATGTCTTTGATCTCCTGCTTGGACTGCTCGTCAACGTACTTTTGGTTGTAGGCGACGAGGGCCTTGGCGATGCTCTGGCGGATGGCATAGATCTGGGAAGTCTTACCACCGCCCTTGACGCGGATGCGGATATCAACTCCCACGAACCGCTGCCGCCCGAGGAGGAGGATCGGCTCGAATGCTTTGAGGCGGAGGATCTCCGGCTTCACCAGCTCGATGGGGACGCCGTTCACCTTGATCAGGCCACGGCCTCGCTTGCAGTGCGCCACCGCGACGGCTGTCTTCTTCCTGCCGAAGCACTGCACGGATTCAGTTGCCGTCGACGCCATCTTCGCCGACGAGCTCGAGTAAAAGCAAACCAACAAGAGAAATGAGATCGGCGCGGCGCGGCGCCTCGCGTAGCAGAGAAAGTGCTCAACAAATCCACGTGTATATATACATGGTTGTGTTCGGCGAAGCCCTAATTCGATCCAACAAAATAAACGGGGCTTCGTGGGCCGAATTATTGGACTCAATCACGGCCCACGTTTAATACTTGGGCTTCTATGTGCTGTGTACCCGGTAAATGCAATATCATTAAAATACGAAACCTGAGATGATCCGTATTTTCCCTCTTCCAATCACAATCCTTCCGATCTCAATGCCTGAAGAAAACCTAGGTTTACATCGCGTTCGCAGAAGCCAGAAGCGAAGCCTCCTTCCGATTGCCAGCAAGCATTTTTTAGGATCATTTTCATTGGTGGTGGTAATTCATGGCGAGGAAATCCAGTAGCAGTTGCTGCGCCATCTGCGAGGGTTCCAATCTCGCGTCAATTTGTGCGCCCTGCGTTAATTATAGGTGACTGCTCTAGTTTGGTCACATATAATTGGGCAGTTATGGAAATCTGtcgttatatgcttatgcttttgCTTTGAAAATTTTCAGATTAAATGAGTACAGTGCCTTGATGAAATCTCTTAATATCGTCCGTCAATCTTACTATTCCAAGCTCTTCGATTTTCTTGAGAAGAAGGTTCGTTATCGTGCCTATTGATATTGTAGTTCGAATCAGTTtacttttgatcattttgcccTTCTTAATTAAATCATCATGCAAATAATTGCctcactttaaaaatttatttttggcaGCATAAACTCATCTtctgttttaattttcttttggTGGATAATTAGGTTTGACTTGTTTTCATATTTGGTCTACAGAGAATAGCAGATGAGCAAAATAATTGGATATCGGATCAAAATGAGAAACTCAAGAAATTGGAGCAGCGGCTAACCTACTTAAAGGCGAAACGTGTAGAAGGTTGGTCTTTCTCTAGGAAATGAACGTCAAGCATCCTTGCTTGTGTCAAGGATGCTTCATTATCTCACACCCTATTTTCTTGAACTTTTCTACTGCTGTTACAGATAAGGCTAAGGTTGCTGAACAATCAAATGATCTGAAGTCGAAATACGAGTCATTAGAATTAGCATTTGAAATAGTGAGATAATGACCTTTTACTGTTTGTGCCCTCTGATTCTATATTTTCTGCATTGATATGAAGCTTTGTCTGAACCTTGCGTTACTTCTGACTTACCATTTTTAGATAAAAAAGAAGCGCACAGATGTATTGGATAAATTCAATACTGATCTGATATACAACCAGCGGTCAGCTTATGTAAGATCCATTTTTAAATGGtgatgtttaaaatttaaatgcaTTTTTAGACTTCTAAAGTTAAACACAACATGTTGCTTCTGTGGTTTCACTATTTTTCTTAGTTTCTCGTATGCTTTATCCTCATTGTCTCTTTGCCTATTATTGTTTTAGCTGACATGAaagagcttttttttttttttttgcagatgGCTATCACTTCTGAACTTTTTCATCGGCAGTCAGTGATTGTAAAACAGATTTGCAAGATCTTCCCTCTGCGCAAGGCAAGTACTGATTGACTCTTTGACATGATGACTTTTGTTGATGTGATGGATTGGCTTCATTTGCTAAGGGAGATACAGCCCTAAATGGATGTTCGTGTGCTTGTCCTTTGATGAAGTGCTTATTGAGAACATgattctattttacttttccacgTATTTAACAAGTTTTCATTTTGCTATCTACATTATAACATATTTGGTTGTCTTACTATCTGCCCAAGTAACACAAATGGAAAGTAAACATCTTGGAGGAGTTTACATTTAGAAAGATGAACAAAATCATTTATGCATCAGAAAACTGCATACAGAATCTATTACCAAGACAATAAATGACATTTTTGTTAATTTTAAAGTGATACACTTTGAATGAAGTAACCAATTCCAATATGTATCTTTTTCTTTTCTACTATAGCAGGATGTGTGTTTATTTAATTGCATGGAGTTTTTGAACAATGATGCCCAACATTTGTTTTTTAATCTTATCTATTGTATTTTGGTTCACATCTTTCTTTCATTGctattttgtttatatatatatatattatttctgAAGATCTACTTATAGGTTCTTTCTCTTGTAATGATCTGAGCATGTGCAGGTGTACCATTTCCTATTACTTATTACAATTTGAATATATCTAATGTGCAAATGACTGATAGTGTTTCTTTTATTGATTTACAGGTGAACTCAGATGCAAAAAAAGATGGATCAAATAGCATGTGTGACCAAATATGCAATGCTCGCTTACCTAGAGGATTGGATCCACATTCTGTACCTCCTGAACAGCTTGCAGCTTCTTTAGGGTAATTCTCCATGAATTCATGTTAAGTTTTATGCGTATCTTTTTTCATGATTCTTATTCTATGtgaatatatatatggattgaaGTAATTCCCGAGgtattagtttaaaaaaatttagctaTGCGCTTATTTAGTATGGCATGAAAAGAATCTTGAAGAATCATTCACTATTTCACCTAATTACTTAGTTAGGAAAATGTATCTTTCTTATtatatatgtggatgatattatCATTTCTATTAGTAATGATTCTATTGGGACTTTCAAGATTAAACACTTGAATAACCTTAACTTCTTCAGTATAGAGCTTATTACACTAAGGGACAAGCATTTACATTTCTCAATGGAAGTATATACTTGATATACTTGAGAAGGTTAGCATGCTAGGAACCAAACTAGTTGACGTTCCTATGAGTCCTAGTGGCAGATTGGTACGAGGATAGAAGCCACTAATTTATTACAGAAAGTACAGAAGATAATTAGAGTACTGAACTACCATAGTTACAAGACCTGATATTTCAGACAGTACGAACAATTAGTCATTAGAAATCTCATGTTTCAGGATTATCTAATAAATTCTTCTCTAGATGATCAAGATCGGGCTACTCCATTCTTTCATGAGGTAAT
This region of Zingiber officinale cultivar Zhangliang chromosome 9A, Zo_v1.1, whole genome shotgun sequence genomic DNA includes:
- the LOC122018627 gene encoding 40S ribosomal protein S16-like, which gives rise to MASTATESVQCFGRKKTAVAVAHCKRGRGLIKVNGVPIELVKPEILRLKAFEPILLLGRQRFVGVDIRIRVKGGGKTSQIYAIRQSIAKALVAYNQKYVDEQSKQEIKDILVRYDRTLLVADPRRCEPKKFGGRGARARFQKSYR
- the LOC122018625 gene encoding uncharacterized protein LOC122018625 isoform X2 gives rise to the protein MARKSSSSCCAICEGSNLASICAPCVNYRLNEYSALMKSLNIVRQSYYSKLFDFLEKKRIADEQNNWISDQNEKLKKLEQRLTYLKAKRVEDKAKVAEQSNDLKSKYESLELAFEIIKKKRTDVLDKFNTDLIYNQRSAYMAITSELFHRQSVIVKQICKIFPLRKVNSDAKKDGSNSMCDQICNARLPRGLDPHSVPPEQLAASLGYMIQLLNLIVPILAAPVLHNSGFAGSCSRIWQRASYWDACPFSQSKEYPLFIPRQSFCTSGGENLWSNRSSSNFGVASVESESRPYLESSRSSSFNYSLASPHSLENHTDLQKGISLLKKSVACITTYWYNILDLDMPSEASTFETFGKLLVLLSSSKELQLIRNSLKMACSRKTSSAAEEFYVERKLNS